Proteins from a genomic interval of Paenibacillus sp. FSL H8-0048:
- the pcrA gene encoding DNA helicase PcrA: protein MQLVNIQDAVSRLNPPQRQAVEATDGPLLIMAGAGSGKTRVLTHRIAWLIANRKAPPWAILAITFTNKAAREMQDRVSKLVGPEGRDIWVSTFHSMCVRILRKDIDQIGFTSNFSILDSTDQLSVIRNCMKDLDIDTKKFEPKAIQAVISTNKNELITPAQYEQKAGDYFEGLVAKVYTKYQHRLRSNNSLDFDDLIMKTIELFKEKPDVLDFYQKKFKYIHVDEYQDTNRAQYMLCRMLAEGHHRICVVGDSDQSIYRWRGADISNILNFEEDYPEAQTILLEQNYRSTSNILNAANGVIALNTGRKPKKLWTDSDEGAKIKVFRGDTEHDEGYFVTGEISKNVKQGQAYQNHAILYRTNAQSRVIEEILIKSDIPYQIVGGIKFYDRKEIKDLLAYLRLLSNPDDDISLTRIINVPKRGLGDTTVGKLAAAAASQGVSIFRALQTVDDLGFAGRTRNTLVEFYDMIEALHRMVEFLSVTELTEKILELSQYRLELQNENTLESRSRLENIDEFLSVTMEFEKNNEDKSLVSFLTDLALIADIDSVNDDEERSDAVVLMTMHSAKGLEFPTVFIIGMEEGVFPHSRAFQDNDELEEERRLAYVGITRAEKQLFLSCARMRTLFGRTNANAPSRFLEEIPEELKEDTVRESDRFRRGGAEAGGAYGGRGFGGSGGSRGNFGSRTAAAGNAPGGGGSASFGSGSSASAVPGAGRVVVTTGGAQRTTGGAGAAAEAGGFKAGDKVAHGKWGTGTIVAVKGSGNDTELQIAFPAPVGVKRLLAGFAPITKVE, encoded by the coding sequence ATGCAACTTGTTAACATACAAGACGCCGTAAGCCGTCTGAATCCCCCGCAGCGTCAGGCTGTAGAAGCAACTGATGGACCCCTGCTCATCATGGCTGGCGCAGGCAGCGGCAAGACCCGCGTGCTGACCCACCGGATTGCCTGGCTGATCGCGAACCGTAAGGCACCGCCTTGGGCGATTCTGGCGATTACGTTTACCAATAAAGCCGCCCGGGAGATGCAGGATCGTGTCTCCAAGCTGGTAGGGCCGGAGGGCCGGGATATCTGGGTATCCACTTTTCACTCCATGTGTGTGCGGATTCTGCGGAAGGATATTGATCAGATCGGCTTCACCTCGAATTTCTCCATTCTGGATTCGACAGACCAGCTGTCCGTCATCCGCAATTGTATGAAGGATCTGGATATCGATACCAAGAAGTTCGAGCCGAAGGCCATCCAGGCCGTGATCAGCACGAACAAGAATGAGCTGATTACACCGGCGCAGTATGAGCAGAAGGCCGGCGATTATTTTGAAGGCTTGGTTGCTAAGGTGTACACCAAATATCAGCACCGGCTGAGAAGCAATAACTCTCTGGATTTCGATGACCTGATTATGAAGACGATCGAGCTGTTCAAGGAGAAGCCGGATGTACTGGATTTCTATCAGAAGAAGTTCAAGTATATTCATGTCGATGAGTATCAGGATACGAACCGTGCGCAGTACATGCTCTGCCGGATGCTGGCTGAAGGCCACCACCGGATATGCGTGGTCGGGGACAGTGACCAGTCGATCTACCGCTGGCGCGGGGCGGATATCTCGAACATTCTGAACTTCGAAGAGGATTACCCCGAAGCCCAGACCATTCTGCTGGAGCAGAATTACCGTTCCACCTCGAACATTCTGAATGCCGCCAACGGCGTCATTGCCCTCAATACGGGCCGCAAGCCGAAGAAGCTGTGGACGGACTCCGACGAAGGCGCGAAGATCAAGGTGTTCCGCGGTGACACTGAGCATGACGAAGGATATTTTGTCACCGGGGAGATCAGCAAGAATGTGAAGCAGGGACAGGCTTATCAGAACCATGCGATTCTGTACCGTACGAACGCCCAGTCCCGTGTAATAGAAGAAATTCTGATCAAATCGGATATTCCCTACCAGATCGTCGGGGGGATCAAGTTCTATGACCGTAAGGAAATTAAGGACCTGCTGGCGTATCTCCGCTTGCTGTCTAATCCTGATGATGATATCAGTCTGACGCGGATTATCAATGTTCCAAAGCGCGGGCTGGGGGATACAACCGTTGGCAAGCTGGCGGCAGCGGCTGCTTCTCAGGGCGTCTCGATTTTCCGGGCGTTGCAGACAGTGGATGATCTCGGATTCGCCGGACGGACCCGCAACACGCTGGTGGAATTCTACGATATGATCGAAGCGTTGCACCGGATGGTGGAATTCCTCTCAGTGACAGAGCTGACGGAGAAGATTCTGGAGTTGTCCCAGTACCGCCTTGAATTGCAGAATGAGAATACGCTGGAATCCCGTTCACGCCTGGAGAATATAGACGAGTTCCTGTCCGTGACGATGGAATTTGAGAAGAACAATGAAGACAAGTCGCTGGTCTCCTTCTTGACCGATCTGGCACTGATCGCGGACATCGACAGCGTGAACGATGATGAGGAACGCAGTGATGCGGTGGTGCTGATGACGATGCACAGCGCGAAGGGGCTGGAGTTCCCGACCGTCTTCATCATCGGGATGGAGGAAGGGGTGTTCCCGCACAGCCGTGCCTTCCAGGACAATGATGAGCTGGAAGAAGAACGCCGGCTGGCGTATGTGGGCATTACCCGTGCGGAGAAGCAGCTGTTCCTCAGCTGCGCACGGATGCGCACGTTGTTCGGGCGGACGAACGCGAATGCGCCGTCCCGCTTCCTGGAGGAGATTCCGGAGGAGCTGAAGGAAGATACCGTCCGTGAATCGGACCGCTTCCGGCGCGGAGGCGCGGAGGCAGGCGGTGCCTATGGCGGCCGGGGCTTCGGGGGAAGCGGAGGCAGCCGGGGGAACTTCGGCAGCCGCACCGCTGCTGCCGGGAACGCGCCGGGAGGCGGCGGGTCCGCCAGCTTCGGCAGCGGCAGCTCGGCCAGCGCGGTGCCTGGCGCGGGCCGTGTGGTGGTAACGACCGGAGGCGCGCAGCGCACGACGGGCGGGGCCGGGGCGGCTGCGGAGGCCGGAGGCTTCAAGGCGGGCGACAAGGTCGCCCACGGCAAATGGGGCACCGGCACCATTGTAGCCGTGAAGGGCAGCGGCAACGATACGGAGCTGCAGATTGCCTTCCCGGCACCGGTAGGCGTTAAGCGCCTGCTGGCCGGCTTTGCGCCGATCACCAAAGTTGAATAA
- a CDS encoding glycosyltransferase family 2 protein: MNVDVSILILNYNTCRLTMDCLRSVYDSETSYSYEIILVDNNSQDDSVETISKEFPEVLLIANSENVGFAKGNNQGMEVASGRYVLLLNSDTVIRKDTLETMLAFMDSRPDLGASGCKVILPDGSLDKACRRGFPTPSASFYYAFGFSKLFPDRPKFNGYQLGYLDPNDEYPVDCLVGAFMLLRRETIEQVGGLDESFFMYGEDLDWCYRIKEAGWGIYYYPQTSIVHLKGGSARRRPFKIVYEFHRAMILFHKKHYSSRYNSMINGAVYAGVGVKFTLSLLRNALIAPRKVPTPAQSLNVPGEAGIRNESKAEVRL, from the coding sequence GTGAATGTAGATGTTAGTATATTGATTCTAAATTACAACACATGCCGCCTGACGATGGATTGTCTGAGGTCGGTATATGATTCGGAGACAAGCTATTCCTATGAAATTATTCTAGTAGATAATAACTCCCAGGATGACTCGGTGGAGACGATAAGCAAGGAGTTCCCGGAGGTGCTGTTAATCGCCAATTCGGAGAATGTAGGCTTTGCCAAGGGGAATAACCAGGGCATGGAGGTAGCGTCCGGGCGTTATGTGCTGCTGCTTAATTCAGATACCGTGATCCGCAAGGATACGCTGGAGACGATGCTGGCGTTCATGGACAGCCGTCCGGATCTTGGCGCGTCCGGGTGTAAGGTGATTTTGCCGGATGGGTCGCTCGATAAGGCCTGCCGGAGAGGGTTCCCGACCCCGTCTGCGTCGTTCTATTATGCCTTTGGCTTCAGTAAGCTGTTCCCCGACCGTCCGAAGTTCAACGGCTATCAGCTCGGGTATCTGGACCCGAATGACGAATATCCGGTAGATTGTCTGGTGGGAGCGTTCATGCTGCTGCGCCGGGAGACGATTGAGCAGGTGGGCGGGCTGGATGAGTCTTTTTTCATGTACGGAGAAGACTTGGATTGGTGTTACCGGATCAAGGAAGCCGGCTGGGGAATTTATTATTATCCGCAGACATCCATCGTACATCTGAAGGGTGGCAGCGCGCGCCGCAGACCGTTCAAGATTGTGTATGAGTTTCACCGGGCGATGATTTTATTTCATAAGAAGCATTATAGCAGCCGTTACAACAGTATGATAAATGGAGCGGTTTATGCGGGCGTCGGCGTTAAGTTCACACTATCGCTGCTGCGCAACGCATTGATTGCCCCGCGTAAGGTACCTACACCCGCACAGAGTCTGAATGTTCCCGGGGAAGCCGGTATCCGCAATGAATCGAAGGCTGAGGTGAGATTATGA
- a CDS encoding glycosyltransferase family 2 protein: protein MKFKTVSVHIVTYNSADDIAECLSAVLNQDYPVKKIVVVDNASTDGSVEKVRAFYHELTQGSARMLIDPLHSVDAAGISSHTAASANYVGSLESPSIPTLVLLENEHNTGFAPAHNQAIAGTTTDYVLVLNPDLTLAPDYISKLIARMEADSRIGSATGKLLLKADHALVDSTGLRMNKARRAFDRGAGESADQWNDSGEVFGVSGAAAMYSRRMIEDISVEGEFFDADFFAYKEDVDVAWRAGLFGWKAYYDAAAIGYHERGWKTSGRSSKAMFIKRISYINRYKMIYKNESSRTLLLTLLNSLPYEIAAHGYSLLKEPKLLGAWTTFFAQRATLKRKRRYIQERIKRKIGEAK from the coding sequence ATGAAATTTAAAACGGTCAGTGTGCATATTGTTACTTATAACAGCGCAGATGATATTGCGGAATGCTTGTCTGCTGTGCTCAATCAGGATTATCCGGTCAAAAAGATTGTGGTGGTGGATAATGCGTCCACGGATGGATCGGTGGAGAAGGTTAGGGCGTTCTATCATGAGCTTACTCAGGGATCAGCGCGTATGCTTATTGATCCGTTACACTCCGTAGACGCAGCAGGAATCTCATCACATACCGCAGCCTCAGCCAACTATGTAGGAAGTTTGGAGAGCCCTTCTATCCCAACCCTCGTCCTCCTAGAAAATGAACATAACACCGGCTTTGCCCCCGCGCACAATCAGGCGATTGCCGGGACTACGACCGATTATGTGCTGGTGTTGAACCCGGACCTTACGCTGGCCCCGGACTATATCTCCAAGCTGATCGCACGGATGGAGGCCGACTCCCGGATCGGGAGTGCCACAGGCAAGCTGCTTCTGAAGGCGGACCATGCGCTGGTGGATAGTACCGGACTGCGGATGAATAAGGCGCGGCGGGCGTTTGACCGTGGGGCGGGAGAGTCTGCTGACCAGTGGAATGATTCAGGTGAAGTATTCGGTGTCTCTGGTGCAGCGGCGATGTACTCGCGGCGGATGATTGAGGATATTAGCGTGGAGGGGGAGTTTTTCGACGCTGATTTTTTTGCGTATAAGGAAGATGTGGATGTGGCTTGGCGTGCAGGGCTGTTCGGTTGGAAGGCCTACTATGATGCGGCGGCAATAGGCTACCATGAGCGGGGCTGGAAGACTTCTGGCCGAAGCAGCAAGGCGATGTTCATCAAGCGGATCTCTTACATTAACCGCTACAAAATGATATACAAGAACGAGTCCTCCCGCACGCTGCTGCTCACTCTGCTAAATTCTCTGCCTTACGAAATCGCAGCACACGGCTACTCTCTACTAAAGGAGCCTAAGCTGCTGGGAGCCTGGACTACATTTTTCGCACAGAGAGCTACTCTTAAGCGCAAGCGCCGGTATATTCAGGAGAGGATCAAGCGCAAGATTGGAGAGGCGAAATGA
- a CDS encoding undecaprenyl-phosphate glucose phosphotransferase, which yields MIRRNQKFLTQLYMVADFLVIQISFLAAWWLKFKSGLLESYRTLPIESYGYWSIIYGAIAVLIGIVVSLYLPKRKKRFIDEFLKVFQVHAMGIFILLGLMFFLREIDISRQYLAIYMGFNILSIMLYRYVLKKMLKSLREKGFNRQFVLILGAGTLGKRFYNNLEQYPELGYEAIGFLDDFHQWDGIEEQRYKPILGTVDQLEAMLEMLPVDEVILALPLDAHSKYPAIIATCEKAGMRTLIIPDFFDYLPARPYFDNFAGMPMINVRDIPLDMAGNKMAKRAFDIVFALFAIIMLSPVMLIVALGVRLTSPGPVIFKQERVGLNRRNFMMYKFRSMKMQTDGEVDTGWSTKDDPRRTRFGTFIRRTSLDELPQFFNVLFGQMSVVGPRPERPYYVEQFRGEIPKYMVKHHVRPGITGWAQSNGLRGDTSIEDRIKHDIFYIENWSLLFDIRIIAKTIRNGFKNAY from the coding sequence ATGATTCGCCGGAATCAAAAATTTTTGACCCAACTATATATGGTAGCTGACTTCCTCGTGATTCAGATATCCTTCCTTGCAGCCTGGTGGCTGAAGTTCAAGAGCGGCTTGCTGGAATCCTACCGGACGCTGCCTATAGAATCCTATGGGTACTGGAGTATCATCTACGGGGCCATAGCCGTACTGATTGGTATTGTAGTGTCTCTATATTTGCCTAAGCGGAAGAAGCGGTTCATTGATGAATTCCTGAAGGTTTTTCAGGTGCATGCCATGGGGATCTTCATACTGCTGGGCCTGATGTTCTTCCTGAGGGAGATTGATATCTCCCGGCAATACCTGGCGATCTATATGGGCTTCAATATTCTGTCCATTATGCTGTACCGTTATGTGCTGAAGAAGATGCTGAAGTCGCTGCGTGAAAAAGGCTTCAACCGCCAGTTCGTCCTGATTCTTGGTGCAGGCACATTGGGTAAAAGATTCTATAACAACCTGGAGCAGTATCCGGAGTTGGGCTATGAGGCTATTGGCTTCCTGGATGACTTCCATCAGTGGGATGGCATTGAGGAGCAGCGGTATAAGCCGATTCTGGGCACAGTGGATCAGCTGGAGGCTATGCTGGAGATGCTCCCTGTCGATGAGGTCATTCTGGCGCTGCCGCTGGATGCCCACTCGAAATATCCGGCTATTATTGCTACTTGTGAGAAAGCCGGGATGCGGACGCTGATTATCCCCGACTTCTTCGATTACCTGCCGGCCCGTCCGTATTTCGATAACTTTGCCGGGATGCCGATGATTAATGTGCGCGATATTCCGCTGGATATGGCCGGGAACAAAATGGCGAAGCGTGCGTTTGATATTGTGTTCGCCTTGTTCGCAATCATCATGCTGTCTCCCGTGATGCTGATTGTAGCGCTCGGAGTGCGCCTGACTTCACCGGGACCGGTGATTTTCAAGCAGGAGCGGGTGGGCCTGAACCGCCGTAATTTCATGATGTACAAGTTCCGATCCATGAAAATGCAGACGGACGGTGAAGTGGACACAGGCTGGAGCACGAAGGATGATCCCCGCCGGACCCGCTTTGGCACGTTTATCCGCAGAACAAGTCTGGATGAACTGCCGCAGTTCTTCAACGTGCTGTTCGGGCAGATGAGTGTGGTCGGTCCGCGGCCAGAGCGTCCTTACTATGTAGAGCAGTTCCGTGGCGAGATTCCGAAGTATATGGTCAAGCATCATGTGCGGCCGGGGATTACCGGCTGGGCTCAGAGCAACGGTCTGCGCGGGGATACCTCAATTGAGGACCGGATCAAGCATGATATTTTCTATATCGAGAATTGGTCGCTGCTGTTCGACATCCGGATTATTGCCAAGACGATCCGTAACGGGTTTAAGAACGCTTATTAA
- a CDS encoding heptaprenylglyceryl phosphate synthase, whose protein sequence is MRQMIRPWRHVFKLDPDRVLGDKELAAVCQSGTDAILVGGSTGVTYENTVSLLARIRQYDLPCALEISDLEAAVPGFDLYMIPMVLNTDDTSWILGHHRRAIERFGSLIPWELLLTEGYIVLNSDSSVARLTGADCSLDVAGAGAYAQIADKLMNLPVVYLEYSGRYGDLEIVREVREVVEHSQLFYGGGITGAEEAMHVAALCDTVVVGNIIYSNVEQALLTVQAVRDTPRMDW, encoded by the coding sequence ATGCGGCAAATGATCAGGCCATGGCGGCATGTATTCAAGCTGGACCCGGACCGTGTGCTTGGTGACAAGGAGCTGGCCGCGGTCTGCCAGTCGGGAACCGATGCGATTCTCGTAGGCGGCTCTACCGGCGTGACTTATGAGAATACGGTGAGTCTGCTTGCGAGAATCCGGCAGTATGACCTGCCTTGCGCGCTGGAGATCTCGGATCTGGAGGCCGCTGTGCCCGGTTTTGACCTGTATATGATTCCCATGGTGCTCAACACTGACGATACTTCATGGATTCTCGGCCATCACCGCCGGGCGATTGAACGCTTCGGCAGTCTGATCCCATGGGAATTGCTGCTGACAGAGGGCTATATTGTGCTGAACAGCGATTCCTCGGTTGCGCGCCTGACCGGTGCGGACTGCTCGCTGGATGTGGCTGGTGCGGGAGCCTATGCGCAGATTGCAGACAAGCTGATGAACCTCCCGGTGGTCTATCTTGAATACAGCGGACGTTACGGAGATCTGGAGATTGTGCGCGAGGTCAGGGAAGTGGTTGAGCACAGCCAGCTTTTCTATGGAGGCGGAATTACAGGTGCAGAGGAAGCCATGCATGTAGCCGCGCTATGTGATACAGTAGTGGTCGGCAATATTATTTATAGTAATGTGGAGCAAGCGCTGTTGACGGTCCAGGCTGTGCGGGATACTCCGCGGATGGACTGGTAG
- a CDS encoding phosphatidylinositol-specific phospholipase C/glycerophosphodiester phosphodiesterase family protein: MKRTKLIASITMIGAVALLLILTLGGKEKQPATGFAAHRVIAHAMGGINDKAYTNTKDAFIANYEQGTRIFEADLLLTSDDELVARHEWTTGMSKKLGQQEVLPPDKQGEVLTHDEVMNSPVLELYSPLDIEKIVNLMEIYPDTYIVTDTKELEPQQVTKQFQLIVEAARKKDPALLERIVPQIYNRDMLEVVKQVYDFPEIIYTLYQTEDSDEVVIEFVKQTGVDITMPTTRATKSFVHNLKKAGARVYVHTVNDEQEIVELSRLGVNGFYTDFVPENDLNRIKGLR; encoded by the coding sequence ATGAAGAGAACAAAGCTTATTGCTTCTATTACTATGATCGGGGCTGTTGCACTTCTGCTTATACTGACGCTTGGAGGAAAAGAAAAACAGCCGGCTACCGGCTTCGCAGCCCACAGGGTCATTGCCCATGCCATGGGCGGAATCAATGACAAGGCGTATACCAATACCAAGGATGCTTTTATCGCGAACTATGAGCAGGGGACCCGGATCTTTGAGGCGGACCTGCTGCTGACCAGTGATGACGAGCTGGTAGCCCGCCATGAATGGACCACAGGTATGAGTAAAAAGCTGGGTCAACAAGAGGTCCTTCCTCCCGACAAGCAGGGGGAGGTGCTGACTCACGATGAAGTGATGAACAGCCCGGTGCTGGAACTCTACTCTCCGCTGGATATTGAGAAAATCGTCAATCTGATGGAGATCTACCCGGATACCTATATTGTAACGGACACGAAGGAGCTGGAGCCGCAGCAGGTAACGAAGCAATTTCAGCTCATTGTAGAAGCGGCCCGGAAAAAGGACCCGGCGCTGCTGGAGCGGATTGTTCCGCAGATTTACAACCGGGATATGCTCGAGGTTGTGAAGCAGGTGTACGATTTTCCGGAAATCATCTATACCCTATATCAGACTGAGGACAGCGACGAGGTGGTCATTGAATTCGTCAAGCAGACCGGCGTGGACATCACGATGCCGACAACCAGGGCTACCAAGAGCTTCGTGCATAACTTGAAAAAAGCGGGCGCCAGAGTCTATGTGCATACCGTGAACGATGAGCAGGAAATTGTGGAGCTGTCCCGGCTGGGCGTCAACGGATTCTACACTGATTTCGTCCCGGAAAATGATTTGAACCGGATCAAGGGTCTCCGCTGA
- the ligA gene encoding NAD-dependent DNA ligase LigA has translation MDIMFTMEELVAELNQYNYHYYTLDAPQISDKEYDVLYDKLVALEAESGIVLPHSPTQRVGGELLKGFTPHRHLAPLWSLDKAQNIEQLRTWNTRVLKLVNDYNTKNPDNPLPEPCYAVELKFDGLTLNLTYRDGALVQAATRGNGVTGEGILAQVKTIKSVPLNIPFKEGVIEVQGEGIMNLSVLADYNTRAAEPLKNARNGAAGALRNLNPKMTADRRLNAFFYNVGYAEGVQFGDHQEMMDFLRSNRFKVNPYLNYFSNFDDVTEQLAEIEESRSGLDYLIDGAVIKVTDFRIREALGYTDKFPRWAIAYKFEAEETTTILESVSWNVGRTGKVTPLARVEAVELAGVTVQNCTLNNVGDIERKNLKFALGTRVFIRRSNDVIPEILGKVTEESDGGEILFPEECPACGFPLEMRGAHLFCNNKLDCKPQIVSRITHFASRDAMDIETFSEKTAAQLHEELSVREPADLYELTFDQLVKLERFGEKKAANLLKALEDSKGRDLASFLYALGIPNTGKATTRMLADHYRSLEAVMSATAEELAGLPDIGGIVAESIVNYFADPFVVVSIDRMRALGVEAKAPEAPRVIATNSYFSGLTVVLTGTLHKMTREEAAERLEALGAKVSGSVSKKTDLVIAGEKAGSKLAKAQQLGIQVIEDEDELIRLLEL, from the coding sequence ATGGATATTATGTTCACGATGGAAGAGCTTGTTGCCGAGCTGAATCAATACAATTATCACTACTATACGCTGGATGCCCCGCAGATCAGCGACAAGGAATACGATGTACTCTACGATAAGCTGGTAGCACTGGAAGCGGAGAGCGGAATTGTATTGCCGCATTCCCCGACCCAGCGGGTAGGCGGGGAGCTGCTGAAGGGCTTCACACCGCACCGCCATCTGGCACCGCTGTGGAGTCTGGATAAGGCGCAGAATATTGAACAGCTTCGTACCTGGAACACCCGTGTGCTGAAGCTGGTGAATGATTATAATACCAAGAACCCGGACAATCCGCTGCCGGAGCCGTGTTATGCCGTGGAGCTGAAGTTCGACGGCTTGACGCTGAACCTGACCTATCGTGACGGGGCGCTTGTACAAGCAGCTACCCGCGGCAACGGGGTGACAGGCGAGGGGATTCTGGCCCAGGTGAAGACGATTAAGTCCGTTCCGCTGAATATCCCGTTCAAGGAAGGCGTTATTGAAGTGCAGGGCGAGGGAATTATGAACCTGTCTGTACTGGCGGATTATAATACCCGCGCAGCAGAGCCGCTGAAGAATGCACGCAATGGTGCGGCGGGCGCGCTGCGCAACCTGAATCCCAAGATGACTGCCGACCGCAGGCTGAATGCTTTCTTTTATAATGTGGGGTATGCAGAGGGCGTGCAGTTTGGCGATCATCAGGAGATGATGGATTTCCTGCGCAGCAACCGGTTCAAGGTTAACCCTTACCTCAACTACTTCAGCAATTTCGATGATGTAACCGAGCAGCTGGCCGAGATTGAAGAGAGCCGTTCCGGTCTGGATTATCTGATTGACGGAGCAGTGATTAAGGTCACGGACTTCCGCATCCGTGAGGCGCTGGGCTATACCGACAAGTTCCCGCGCTGGGCGATTGCCTATAAATTCGAGGCGGAAGAGACCACAACCATTCTGGAATCTGTAAGCTGGAATGTCGGACGCACCGGCAAAGTGACTCCGCTCGCGCGGGTGGAGGCTGTAGAACTAGCCGGGGTTACGGTGCAGAACTGCACCCTTAACAATGTGGGCGATATTGAGCGCAAGAATCTGAAGTTTGCACTGGGCACACGGGTGTTCATCCGCCGCTCCAATGATGTCATCCCGGAGATTCTGGGCAAGGTGACAGAAGAGAGTGACGGCGGGGAGATTCTATTCCCTGAGGAGTGCCCGGCCTGCGGGTTCCCGCTGGAGATGCGCGGCGCTCATCTGTTCTGCAACAACAAGCTTGACTGCAAGCCGCAGATTGTCAGCCGGATTACCCATTTCGCGTCCAGAGATGCGATGGATATTGAGACGTTCAGTGAGAAGACGGCCGCTCAGCTGCATGAGGAGCTTAGTGTACGGGAGCCTGCGGATCTGTATGAGCTAACCTTCGACCAGCTGGTGAAGCTGGAGCGGTTCGGAGAGAAGAAGGCGGCGAATCTGCTGAAGGCACTCGAAGACAGCAAAGGCAGAGATCTGGCATCCTTCCTCTATGCGCTCGGCATTCCTAATACCGGCAAAGCCACAACAAGAATGCTGGCCGACCATTACCGCAGCCTGGAAGCCGTTATGTCTGCTACAGCGGAGGAGCTGGCCGGGCTGCCGGATATCGGGGGGATAGTGGCGGAGAGCATCGTGAACTATTTTGCCGACCCGTTCGTAGTGGTAAGCATCGACCGTATGCGGGCGCTGGGCGTAGAGGCCAAGGCTCCAGAAGCTCCGCGTGTAATTGCTACCAACTCTTACTTCAGCGGTTTAACTGTTGTACTCACAGGTACGCTGCACAAAATGACCCGCGAAGAAGCCGCCGAACGCCTGGAAGCTCTGGGAGCCAAGGTATCCGGCAGCGTCTCCAAGAAGACTGACCTCGTCATCGCCGGGGAGAAGGCGGGCAGCAAGCTGGCCAAGGCCCAGCAGCTCGGTATTCAGGTCATTGAGGATGAAGATGAGCTGATCCGGCTGCTGGAGCTGTAA